In Onychostoma macrolepis isolate SWU-2019 chromosome 06, ASM1243209v1, whole genome shotgun sequence, one DNA window encodes the following:
- the p4hb gene encoding protein disulfide-isomerase has protein sequence MLKLLIVCALAAMSAADIAEEEDVLVLKKSNFEEALKTYPNILVEFYAPWCGHCKALAPEYAKAAGMLKAEGSDIRLAKVDATEESELAQEFGVRGYPTIKFFKGGEKENPKEYSAGRQADDIVNWLKKRTGPAATTLTDVSQTESLIADNEVAVIGFFKDVESEDAKVFIKTAEAVDDIPFGVTSDDAVFSKFEVAKDGVVLFKKFDEGRNTFDGELSKEKLLTFIKSNQLPLVIEFTEQTAPKIFGGEIKSHILMFVPKTAKDFQDKMDQFKKASEGFKGKILFIFIDSDVDDNQRILEFFGLKKEECPAIRLITLEEEMTKYKPETSEITAENIVTFCTAFTEGKLKPHLMSQDIPDDWDKNPVKVLVGKNFEEVAFDPAKNVFIEFYAPWCGHCKQLAPIWDQLGEKFKDNANIVVAKMDSTANEIEAVKVHSFPTLKFFPAGDDRKVIDYNGERTLDGFTKFLESGGKEGGAPAGDDDEESDGLDLDDVEEGDSDVEDGHDEL, from the exons ATGCTGAAGTTGTTGATTGTGTGCGCACTAGCCGCTATGAGTGCGGCTGATATCGCCGAGGAGGAGGACGTGCTCGTACTGAAGAAAAGTAACTTCGAGGAGGCGCTCAAAACATACCCAAATATCCTTGTTGAGTTTT ATGCACCATGGTGTGGGCACTGCAAGGCCCTGGCCCCTGAATATGCCAAAGCAGCTGGTATGCTGAAAGCTGAAGGCTCAGACATCAGACTCGCAAAAGTGGATGCAACGGAGGAATCAGAGCTCGCTCAGGAGTTTGGTGTTCGTGGATATCCCACCATCAAGTTCTTCAAGGGAGGAGAGAAGGAGAACCCCAAGGAGTATTCTG CTGGCCGACAGGCGGATGACATCGTCAACTGGCTGAAAAAGCGAACTGGCCCTGCAGCTACTACTTTAACTGATGTGTCACAGACAGAGTCTCTTATTGCTGATAATGAGGTTGCAGTCATTGGGTTCTTTAAG GATGTTGAATCAGAAGATGCCAAAGTCTTCATTAAAACCGCAGAGGCTGTGGATGACATCCCCTTTGGCGTCACCTCAGATGATGCAGTCTTTTCAAAGTTTGAAGTGGCCAAGGACGGTGTTGTTCTTTTTAAGAAG tttgatGAGGGTCGCAATACATTCGATGGAGAGCTCAGCAAAGAAAAGCTACTGACCTTCATCAAATCCAACCAACTTCCCCTGGTCATTGAGTTTACAGAGCAG ACTGCTCCAAAAATCTTTGGAGGTGAAATCAAGTCCCACATCCTAATGTTTGTGCCCAAAACAGCCAAAGACTTCCAGGATAAGATGGACCAATTTAAGAAGGCATCTGAGGGCTTCAAAGGCAAA ATTCTCTTCATCTTTATTGACAGTGACGTGGATGATAATCAGCGAATTCTGGAGTTCTTTGGTCTTAAGAAGGAAGAGTGCCCAGCAATCCGCCTCATTACCCTAGAGGAAGAGATGACCAAATACAAACCAGAAACCTCAGAAATTACAGCAGAGAACATCGTCACCTTCTGCACAGCCTTCACAGAGGGAAAACTCAAG CCTCATTTGATGAGTCAGGACATTCCTGATGACTGGGATAAGAACCCTGTCAAGGTCCTGGTGGGCAAAAACTTTGAAGAGGTTGCCTTCGACCCCGCCAAGAATGTCTTTATAGAGTTTT ATGCCCCATGGTGTGGTCACTGTAaacagctggcccccatctggGATCAGTTGGGTGAGAAATTCAAAGACAACGCAAACATTGTTGTGGCCAAGATGGACTCCACAGCCAATGAGATTGAAGCTGTCAAAGTGCATAGCTTCCCCACGCTCAAGTTCTTCCCTGCTGGTGATGACCGGAAG GTAATTGACTACAATGGTGAGAGAACGCTAGATGGATTCACAAAGTTTttggagagtggaggaaaagAAGGTGGGGCACCAGCAggagatgatgatgaagaatcTGAT GGTCTGGATCTTGATGATGTAGAGGAGGGTGATTCAGATGTGGAAGACGGACACGATGAGTTATAA
- the ppp1r27b gene encoding protein phosphatase 1 regulatory subunit 27b has protein sequence MMKYYQCPVTQTMRYEGCNPNATRPVSCFHSQPSIKPVRNVHFPNDIVFQDYVRQGELERIGRFIRTRRVSLDTIYHSGMAAIHEAVLSGNLECVKLLVKFGADITQRDEDGWTPLHMACSDGFPEIAKYLLSLGADTEAENDCGEKPADLIDPDSKELLELFRVGGA, from the exons ATGATGAAGTACTATCAGTGTCCAGTCACCCAGACCATGCGCTATGAGGGGTGCAATCCAAATGCCACTAGACCAGTGTCATGCTTTCATTCACAGCCTTCTATCAAACCTGTTCGCAATGTTCACTTTCCCAACGACATAGTCTTTCAGGATTATGTCCGTCAAGGAGAGCTGGAGAGAATTGGACGCTTCATTAGAACCAGAAGAGTGAGTCTGGACACCATCTACCATTCAG GCATGGCAGCCATTCATGAAGCAGTCCTATCTGGAAACCTGGAGTGTGTGAAGCTTCTGGTAAAATTTGGGGCTGACATCACCCAGAGGGATGAGGATGGATGGACTCCCCTCCATATGGCATGTAGTGATGGCTTTCCAGAAATAGCTAA GTACTTGCTTTCTTTGGGTGCAGACACTGAAGCTGAAAATGACTGTGGGGAGAAGCCTGCTGACCTTATTGACCCAGACAGCAAAGAGCTGCTTGAACTCTTCAGGGTCGGTGGTGCCTGA
- the LOC131542763 gene encoding mapk-regulated corepressor-interacting protein 1-like, translated as MVQNYKQTSGACSPTNTEELLTPAHEENVRFIHYTWQRVMREMQTCQGSENNNQGPQKYVERMPNPALSSFTPVDLNDVKRKNTQDSKKSS; from the exons ATGGTTCAGAATTACAAGCAGACGTCTGGAGCCTGTTCCCCAACAAACACTGAGGAACTACTCACACCAGCACATGAGGAAAATGTGCGATTCATTCACTACA CTTGGCAGCGTGTCATGAGAGAAATGCAGACTTGCCAGGGAAGTGAAAACAATAACCAGGGACCTCAGAAGTATGTGGAGAGGATGCCAAACCCTGCACTAAGCT CTTTTACACCAGTGGACTTGAATGATGTGAAAAGGAAAAACACACAAGACTCCAAAAAGTCTTCATGA
- the anapc11 gene encoding anaphase-promoting complex subunit 11 isoform X1, giving the protein MKVKIKQWNGVASWLWVANDENCGICRAPFNGCCPDCKVPGDDCPLVWGQCSHCFHMHCILKWLNSQQVQQQCPMCRQEWKFKEGDTS; this is encoded by the exons ATGAAGGTTAAAATAAAGCAGTGGAATGGTGTGGCGTCGTGGTTGTGGGTGGCCAACGATGAGAACTGTGGCATCTGCAGAGCGCCTTTCAACGGCTGCTGCCCAGACT GTAAGGTCCCAGGAGATGATTGCCCGTTGGTTTGGGGTCAGTGCTCTCACTGTTTCCATATGCACTGCATCCTGAAGTGGCTGAACTCCCAGCAAGTGCAGCAGCAGTGCCCAATGTGCCGTCAGGAGTGGAAATTTAAAGA ggGAGACACTTCCTGA
- the anapc11 gene encoding anaphase-promoting complex subunit 11 isoform X2 has protein sequence MKVKIKQWNGVASWLWVANDENCGICRAPFNGCCPDCKVPGDDCPLVWGQCSHCFHMHCILKWLNSQQVQQQCPMCRQEWKFKE, from the exons ATGAAGGTTAAAATAAAGCAGTGGAATGGTGTGGCGTCGTGGTTGTGGGTGGCCAACGATGAGAACTGTGGCATCTGCAGAGCGCCTTTCAACGGCTGCTGCCCAGACT GTAAGGTCCCAGGAGATGATTGCCCGTTGGTTTGGGGTCAGTGCTCTCACTGTTTCCATATGCACTGCATCCTGAAGTGGCTGAACTCCCAGCAAGTGCAGCAGCAGTGCCCAATGTGCCGTCAGGAGTGGAAATTTAAAGAGTGA